A window from Hymenobacter volaticus encodes these proteins:
- a CDS encoding T9SS type A sorting domain-containing protein, which yields MTWIFDQPIIGGVGPFVGRVAGVNVAIENAQSNIVVSGTGFYPAGPGRGFSNAPVEHYTSNGNFISSRGFQTPVSGYGQSDGSYTGLFSDADGGYTIGGFASTTNKIRFSQLMLAKIASYNPLSQRKATSQHPLHVFPNPAIDAHVELQLPTGFRDGEVLIEDMIGHLLWRQSVTNIRASTVAVPIGNLKAGVYLLRLVAGDGTVHQARLVRQ from the coding sequence GTGACGTGGATCTTTGATCAACCGATAATAGGCGGAGTCGGTCCTTTTGTTGGGAGAGTTGCGGGAGTTAACGTTGCTATTGAAAACGCTCAAAGTAATATTGTCGTGTCCGGAACTGGCTTTTATCCAGCCGGTCCTGGGCGTGGCTTTTCAAATGCTCCAGTAGAGCACTACACAAGCAATGGTAACTTCATAAGTTCTAGAGGTTTTCAGACGCCAGTTAGTGGGTACGGCCAATCGGATGGCTCTTATACTGGTCTTTTTTCTGATGCAGACGGTGGCTATACAATAGGCGGCTTTGCCAGTACCACCAACAAGATTCGATTTTCGCAACTAATGCTAGCGAAAATAGCCAGCTACAACCCCCTAAGCCAGCGCAAAGCTACCAGCCAGCACCCATTGCATGTTTTCCCAAATCCTGCCATTGACGCTCACGTCGAGCTACAACTTCCAACGGGCTTTCGAGACGGCGAAGTGCTTATAGAGGATATGATCGGTCACTTACTGTGGCGCCAATCCGTTACTAATATCCGTGCTTCAACTGTAGCTGTGCCTATTGGCAATCTAAAGGCAGGTGTGTATTTATTGCGGCTGGTGGCTGGTGATGGTACTGTCCACCAGGCTCGTTTGGTTCGCCAGTAA
- the uvrA gene encoding excinuclease ABC subunit UvrA, giving the protein MVGGQLTGSASSIESPFIEVYGAREHNLKNVSIQIPRGRLVVFTGISGSGKSSLAFDTIYAEGQRRYMETFSAYARSFMGGLERPDVDKIEGLSPVISIEQKTTSRNPRSTVGTITEIYDFLRLLYARTAEAFSYATGAKMIRQSDDQIINYILQHFDGKKLVVLAPVVKGRKGHYRELFQQIAKLGFTKVRVDGELLDLTAKMQVDRYKIHDIEIVIDRLVVKEEDRFRLSGSVQNALTHGKGTMLVLDPDEKKADKKTQFFSRFLMDPVTGIAYDDPAPNTFSFNSPYGACPVCNGLGEVQEITEESVMPDRKLSVSRGGIAPLGEYRDIWIFQQLSAILKRQKFSLSTPLEKLPDDLIERLLYGIPEDDEADPKKANYAEPFEGIIPFLRRQMESDSENIREWIQQYTQAKECPECHGYRLKKESLHFKMDDKHIGELSVMDLNELASWFEGLETRLTDRQNLIARELLKEIRKRIGFLLEVGLDYLNLHRSVRTLSGGESQRIRLATQIGTQLVGVLYIMDEPSIGLHQRDNERLIKALQHLRDIGNSVIVVEHDKDMILHADYVLDIGPGAGIHGGHIVASGTPQEIFNSGSLTSQYLSGQKHIELRKKKRTGEGTELVLKGAKGHNLKNVTVKFPLGKLIAITGVSGSGKSSLIHDTLYPILNQHFFNAKREPLAYGSIEGLDLIDKVIEVDQSPIGRTPRSNPATYTGVFTEIRQLFSSLPEAKIRGYGPGRFSFNVKGGRCETCEGAGIRTIEMNFLPDVHVPCETCKGRRYNRETLEVRFKGKSITDVLDMTVEKAVDFFEFQPRILRKIQTLNEVGLGYLTLGQQATTLSGGEAQRVKLATELSKKDTGKTFYILDEPTTGLHFEDISHLADVLQKLADKGNTVLIIEHNLDLIKVADHVIDIGPEGGAAGGTIVAQGTPEQVAKSGKGHTSRFLAEELRTSKYAEA; this is encoded by the coding sequence ATTGTCGGCGGACAGCTTACCGGCTCGGCCAGCAGCATCGAGTCGCCCTTCATTGAGGTATACGGAGCACGCGAGCACAACCTGAAGAACGTTTCGATCCAAATTCCGCGTGGGCGACTCGTGGTGTTCACTGGTATTTCGGGTTCCGGCAAGTCATCGTTGGCATTCGACACGATTTATGCCGAGGGACAGCGCCGTTACATGGAAACCTTCTCCGCGTACGCCCGGAGCTTCATGGGCGGATTGGAGCGGCCCGATGTTGATAAGATCGAAGGGTTGTCGCCGGTAATCAGCATCGAGCAGAAAACTACCTCGCGTAACCCTCGCTCCACCGTGGGTACCATCACCGAGATATACGACTTTCTGCGTCTGCTTTACGCTCGCACGGCCGAAGCCTTCAGCTACGCCACTGGTGCTAAGATGATTCGGCAGAGCGACGACCAGATCATCAATTACATCCTGCAGCATTTCGACGGCAAGAAGCTGGTAGTGTTGGCTCCCGTGGTAAAGGGCCGGAAAGGTCACTACCGCGAATTGTTCCAACAGATTGCTAAACTCGGCTTCACCAAAGTGCGCGTTGATGGTGAACTACTGGACCTTACGGCTAAGATGCAAGTGGACCGCTACAAGATTCACGACATCGAAATCGTAATCGACCGGCTGGTGGTGAAGGAGGAGGATCGGTTCCGTTTGTCGGGCTCAGTGCAGAATGCGTTAACTCATGGCAAAGGCACCATGTTGGTGCTGGACCCCGACGAGAAAAAAGCAGACAAGAAAACGCAGTTTTTCTCGCGCTTTCTCATGGATCCCGTCACGGGCATTGCCTACGACGATCCGGCTCCAAACACGTTCAGCTTCAACTCCCCCTACGGTGCGTGCCCGGTGTGCAATGGCTTGGGCGAGGTGCAGGAAATAACCGAGGAATCGGTGATGCCGGATCGCAAGCTGAGCGTCAGCCGCGGCGGTATTGCTCCGCTCGGTGAGTACCGCGACATCTGGATTTTCCAGCAGCTGAGCGCCATTCTAAAGCGCCAGAAGTTCAGCTTGAGCACGCCCCTAGAGAAGTTGCCCGACGATCTGATTGAGCGACTACTCTACGGCATACCCGAAGACGACGAGGCTGACCCCAAAAAAGCTAACTATGCCGAACCGTTCGAAGGCATCATCCCGTTTTTGCGGCGCCAGATGGAGTCTGACTCTGAGAACATTCGGGAGTGGATTCAGCAGTACACGCAAGCCAAGGAGTGCCCCGAGTGCCACGGCTACCGCCTCAAGAAGGAGTCGTTGCACTTCAAAATGGACGATAAGCACATTGGCGAGCTATCGGTGATGGACCTGAACGAGCTAGCGAGCTGGTTTGAAGGTTTGGAAACGCGCTTGACCGACCGCCAGAACCTGATTGCGCGCGAATTGCTCAAGGAAATTCGCAAGCGCATTGGCTTCCTGCTTGAAGTGGGCCTCGACTACCTGAATCTGCACCGCTCGGTGCGGACGCTCAGCGGCGGGGAAAGCCAGCGAATCCGTCTGGCCACTCAGATTGGTACCCAACTTGTGGGCGTACTCTACATCATGGACGAGCCTAGCATTGGCCTGCACCAGCGTGACAACGAGCGACTAATTAAGGCCTTGCAGCATCTACGCGACATCGGTAATTCGGTGATTGTAGTGGAGCACGACAAAGACATGATTTTGCACGCCGATTACGTGCTTGATATTGGTCCGGGCGCGGGCATCCATGGTGGGCACATTGTGGCTTCTGGTACGCCGCAAGAGATATTCAATTCGGGTAGCCTTACCTCGCAATACCTCAGTGGACAGAAGCACATCGAGTTGCGTAAGAAAAAGCGGACAGGGGAAGGCACTGAACTAGTGTTGAAGGGTGCCAAAGGGCATAACCTGAAGAACGTGACCGTGAAGTTTCCGCTCGGCAAGCTCATCGCTATTACGGGGGTATCGGGTTCTGGCAAGTCATCGCTCATTCATGATACGCTCTATCCAATTCTTAACCAGCACTTCTTTAACGCTAAGCGTGAACCGCTGGCCTACGGGAGCATTGAAGGGTTGGACTTGATTGATAAAGTAATTGAGGTAGATCAGTCGCCGATTGGGCGCACGCCCCGCTCGAACCCAGCCACCTACACCGGCGTGTTCACCGAGATTCGGCAGCTGTTTTCGTCGTTGCCGGAGGCTAAGATCAGAGGATATGGACCTGGCCGCTTCTCGTTCAACGTAAAAGGTGGACGCTGCGAAACGTGCGAAGGTGCCGGTATCCGAACCATCGAAATGAACTTCCTGCCCGATGTGCACGTACCCTGCGAAACTTGCAAAGGCCGCCGTTACAACCGCGAAACCCTGGAAGTACGCTTCAAAGGAAAATCTATCACCGACGTGCTTGACATGACTGTCGAAAAGGCCGTGGACTTCTTTGAGTTTCAGCCCCGCATCTTACGCAAGATTCAGACCTTGAACGAAGTAGGATTGGGCTACCTCACCCTCGGCCAGCAGGCTACTACGCTTTCAGGCGGGGAAGCGCAGCGCGTGAAATTGGCTACCGAACTCAGCAAAAAGGACACCGGCAAAACGTTCTATATCCTCGATGAGCCGACTACTGGCCTTCACTTCGAGGATATCAGCCACCTTGCCGATGTGCTCCAAAAGCTGGCTGACAAAGGCAATACCGTCCTTATTATTGAGCACAACCTTGACTTGATAAAAGTGGCCGACCACGTCATCGATATTGGGCCCGAAGGGGGCGCTGCTGGCGGTACTATTGTGGCGCAAGGTACTCCCGAGCAAGTAGCCAAATCAGGTAAAGGCCATACGAGCCGCTTTTTAGCTGAAGAGTTGCGAACCAGTAAATACGCGGAAGCATAA